The Equus caballus isolate H_3958 breed thoroughbred chromosome 12, TB-T2T, whole genome shotgun sequence genome contains a region encoding:
- the RAB3IL1 gene encoding guanine nucleotide exchange factor for Rab-3A isoform X13 codes for MVREANMKQAASEKQLKEARGKIDMLQAEVTALKTLVITSTPASPNRELHPQLLSPTKAGPRKGHLRHKSTSSTLCPTVCPTAGHTLPPDKEGKEVDTVLFAEFQAWRESPTLDKTCPFLERVYREDVGPCLDFTMQELSVLVRAAVEDNTLTIEPVASQTLPAMKVAAVECGSTNTCALSGLARACRHRIRLGDSEGHYYISPSSRARITAVCNFFTYIRYIQQGLVRQDAEPMFWEIMRLRKEMSLAKLGFFPQEA; via the exons GGCAGAGGTGACAGCCTTGAAGACACTAGTCATCACGTCCACACCAGCCTCTCCCAACCGGGAGCTCCACCCACAGCTCCTGAGCCCCACCAAGGCCGGGCCCCGCAAGGGCCACTTGCGTCACAAGAGCACCAGCAGCACCCTCTGCCCCACCGTGTGCCCCACTGCGGGACACACCCTCCCTCCAGACAAAGAGGGCAAAGAG GTGGACACAGTCCTGTTTGCAGAGTTCCAGGCCTGGAGGGAATCGCCCACCCTCGACAAGACCTGCCCCTTCCTGGAAAGGGTGTACCGGGAGGATGTGGGTCCCTGTCTGGACTTCACCATGCAGGAG CTCTCGGTGCTGGTCCGGGCCGCCGTGGAGGACAACACGCTCACCATCGAGCCCGTGGCTTCGCAGACACTGCCCGCCATGAAGGTGGCCGCGGTCGAGTGTGGCAGCACCAA CACCTGTGCCCTGAGCGGGCTGGCCCGCGCCTGTCGCCACCGAATCCGGCTCGGGGACTCTGAGGGCCACTACTACATCTCACCGTCCTCCCGGGCCAGG ATCACGGCGGTGTGCAACTTCTTCACCTACATCCGCTACATCCAGCAGGGCCTGGTGCGGCAGGACG CGGAGCCGATGTTCTGGGAGATCATGAGGCTGCGGAAGGAGATGTCATTGGCCAAGCTCGGCTTCTTCCCCCAGGAGGCCTAG